attttggtggggacaaaaaagaataagaaaaagaaaaaaaaaaggaagaaaaaagaatgctTTTTTTAGTGTATTTACCATTTACGACACATGGTAAGGTCACAGGAAGCACACCAATGTTTTGACTCTTTTGTACTTTGTATTTGTGTATATAAACCATCTTCCTCCGCTTACtcaatttcatcaatttttgaCGAATCAACacgcttttcttttctctgtaACGGAGGCCGAAGGATGTCGCAGATGAAGTATTTGATTGAGGTGGAGAAGCACAAGGACGCCATTAATGGAAGGCATTCCATCGGACCCGTTTACAGAAGCATTTTCGCCAAAGATGGCTTTCCGCCGCCCATTCATGGATTGGATAGCTGTTGGGATATATTTAGGTGCGATTACTTCATTCTCTGTTTGTTTTTGGTGTTCATTTGTGGTTAGGAATGCTGAAGTAGAAATGTTTTCCTGTTTTATTCATCGGACTTGTTGAGTTCAGTTCAGATTTTTGGGTATTCTGCTGGCTGTTTTGATATTGACGACGTCTATAGATTTTGAAGTATTAGTTTGAATGGTTTTGATCGAAGTTTTCATAGTtcgttgttgtttttttttttcttagtagTTGGTTCTGCTGCTTTTAATTGGAACAGTGGTAGTTCAAATTGCTTGAGATCAATATCATGTTACGTGTCTGTGTTCTGCTTGCTCTGTTCTTATTTCTGTGCAGTACTTCAAAAAGTTTGGGGAATATTATGTAGTGCGTCAATTTTTCAATTGATTACTGTTGCATTGCAGGTTGTCAGTGGAAAGAAACCCTGGTAATCGGATGCTTGGGCACCGTGAGATTGTGAATGGGAAGGTATATCCATTTTGCAGATAATCCAGATGCCCCAAAGGGTTGTTttggttcctttttttttaaatcttccCGTAAGACCTTGCAATAAGTTGTACCTTGggtctgttttgtttttcacaGGCTGGTAAATATGTGTGGCTAACATATAAGGAAGTGTACGATATAGTCATAAAAATTGGGAATTCTTTGCGCAGTAGAGGTTTTGCAGAAGTAAGTTTCCTTCCTTATTAGGatatttgattcatttctGCAAGTACATCTCTGCAAATCTTGTGGATTGAAGCTTGAACTAATTTCTGTTTATAGGGAGTAAAATGTGGCATCTATGGTGCCAATTGCTCGGAGTGGATAATAAGCATGGAGGTAGAGTTTTACTTTTGCTCCTGACTTATTTCTTgataccatttttcttttatcttcttcaGTAGTTTGTCCAGTAACTGTTAATGCATTTGTGGAGGACATGGAAAATTCTCTGTAGTCATGATATCCACGGAGAAGTCAGTTTGTTCTTTATTCTAGATGAATATTACATGACATTGAAGAACACTTGCAGGCATGTAATGCTCATGGGCTATACTGTGTTCCTTTGTATGACACATTAGGTATGCTGTATGCAAGATTcttctaaatttgtaattatgttGTGTGGTTTGAGTATAATCTCCTGCTCTTTCTGTATCTCTTTTATAAGCAAAATTAAAGGAAGCTGATGAACTTTCTGTCATACGATTCATCGTTTAGGTGCTGGTGCTGTGGAATTCATTATATGCCACTCAGAGATATCTATTGCTTTTGTAGAAGAGAAGAAGTTACCTGAGGTACAGTCCTAATATGATGGAAGTCTGAAATTTAGTATCTTGGTAATTAACTTTGCATCTTTACTCGAGAGCTGGTCTAGGACCTCGGAGAACGGTGATTCAGTGGCACAATATGCATGGTACTTGTCCTGGGTAGTTTTGATCATAtgaattttatctttttctttccagatCTTGAAAACATGCCCGAGCACAACCAAATACTTGAAAAGTGAGTTTTTATCACTATTGAGATTCTCTGGCCTATGATGTCTATAAaagaaacttttaattttttttagtttatttttatctttagtAAAACTTTTCATTTGCTTGCTTGTAGCAATTGTGAGTTATGGCAAGGTTACACCTAATCTGAGAGAGGAGTTTGAGAAGTATGGgcttgaaatattttcttggGATGAATTTTTGCTTCTGGTAAGTTATTATACGTGATCATTTGGCTCATCTGTACAGAATCCTCATTACTTATTCATAAAGTTATTAGCATGGATGATGAACTGAAAACTTTgttcttaatatatttgtaaagaTATGTATAGACTCGGTaataccttttttttcatcatctttCATCACAAGAACAAAGTACAAAATAATCTCATAAACTTATGAGTTTCCATTTCTTGAATCTGCTTAAAACAGGGTGAAAACCAACATTTTGATCTTCccgtgaaaaagaaaagtgacaTTTCCACAATTATGTATACAAGTGGGACTACCGGAGATCCAAAAGGAGTGATAATATCAAACAAAAGCATAATTTCACTTATAGCTGGTGTTCAGCGTCTACTTGAGAGCGTAAATGAATCGGTAGTTTACCTTAGCTTCTGCTTACAaggttttatttatgaaaacctagtaatgaaaatttgatgtacctttttctctctgtctctcaTACAGTTGAATGAGAATGATGTATATTTGTCATACCTTCCATTAGCACATATCTTTGACCGGGTGATCGAGGAGTTGTTTATCTTACATGGTGCCTCCATTGGATTTTGGCGTGGGGTGAGTAATCAATCATTTGACCTTTTTAGTGCACCAAATATAAGGTTTGTAAAAGTTGctcatcattttcattctatAGGATGTTAAATTGTTGGTTGAAGATATTGGGGAGCTCAAACCCAGTATTTTCTGTGCTGTTCCTCGTGTTTTGGATAGAATTTATGCTGGTAAGCTGTCCATGTGAACTTTATGATTCTTCTTTTTGCCTGCTAGAGATAATTGAGAACAAACGTCCCTAGACCCAAAACCAATTCTAATGAATTGTAGGAATTATCCAGGGCATTGCACTGGTCTTGTCACTTTGGGCTATGAATGCTAATAAAGCTTAATCTCCTATGATcaaaataattgttattatattttctcagGCTTGACTCAGAAGTTAGATGCAGGGGGCATCTTTAAGAAGACGTTATTCAATCTTGCATACTCACAGTAAGTAATGTTCCactttgtttaattttcttagaaaAGGCATGGAAGTAGttgtaacagtcaaagccCACCACTGACAGaaattgtcatctttgggctttcccttatgggcttcccctcaaggttataaaatgcgtttgttacggagaggttttcacacccttataagtaatgtttcgtttccctctccaactgatgtgggatctcacaatccaccccttttgggggccagtgtcctcgctggcacaccgcccagtgtctagctctgataccatttgtaatagttcaagctcactgctagcaatTATTGCCTgttttagcctgttacgtatcgttgtctaTCTcgcggtttttaaaacgcgtctactagggagtggtttccacacccttataaggaatgttttgttcctctctccaaccgatgtaggatctcaaattttgataaaataaagataGTTTTATGAAATATCATCCTATTCCTTTTTGGAAGAACTTTCTTAGTCTACATGACACATGTTATTTTTACATACAAAGTCGTCTATATTCAACATGGTTCACTAACAGCCTTAGAACTTGATAATAATTTGATCAATTTTGTGATCAATGGATCGTGTTTTGGGGTATGATTATGAATCTAACACTTCTGTTGTTCTTATCATATTGTTAATGTGATTGGATTTATTCGATGCTGCAGCAAATTTGGTAACATGCAAAAGGGGCATAAACATGGTGAGGCATCTCCCATTTGTGACAAATTTGTCTTTAATAAGGTGAAAACAATTTTCTACTTTCTTGTCACAACTCCTAATTGACATGATGAGCCTCAgatttactaaaatttaaattcttattatGTTCTCTTGGGGTTCTTATCAGGTAAAGGAAGGGTTGGGAGGTAATGTGAGACTTATTCTATCTGGAGCCGCACCTCTATCAACTCACGTAGAAACTTTCTTAAGAGTTGTAGCATGTGCACATGTTCTACAAGGATATGGTAAGCCATTTCTGCAGTTCACTCTATAGTTTCTGATCTCCATCAACTCATagatttcttgtttattttggCATTCCTTCCGTTTCTGTTTCAATGATGATTATGTTCATGCTAATGTAGGTTTGACAGAGACCTGTGCTGGGACTTTTGTCTCATTGCCTAATGAACTCTCAATGTTGGGAACAGTTGGCCCTCCAGTTCCAAATGTGGATGTCTGCCTAGAATCTGTACCCGAAATGGGATACGATGCCCTTTCAACCACGCCACGAGGGGAAATATGTGTTAGGGGAGACCCATTGTTTTCTGGATACTTCAAGCGTGATGACCTAACCAATGAGGTCATGATTGACGGATGGTTTCATACAGGTAGTCTTAATCCGTGCAGTAAAACttgtttcctctgtttttctttttttttatcataaatttgcctctttttttctcctttcttcaGGTGATATTGGTGAGTGGCAACCAAATGGGAGCATGAAAATTATTGATCGCAAGAAGAATATTTTCAAGCTTTCTCAGGGAGAATATGTTGCTGTGgaaaatttggagaatatTTATGGTCTTGTATCTTCTATAGATATGGTATATTCTGAACTTCTGTTAACttttattcttcatttatttatggCTTATGCATggtattcttttgtaaaacTTAGATCTGGGTCTACGGGAACAGTTTTGAGTCCTTCCTAGTTGCAGTGGCTAACCCCAACAAGCTAGCACTCGAACGTTGGGCAAGCGAAAACAGTATCAAAGGGGACTTCGATTCACTTTGTGAAGATAAGAGGGCAAAAGACTACCTGCTTGGGGAGCTAAACaaaattgcaaaagaaaagaaggttCTATTTCGGCCTAAGTTGCTACAGATTTCCATTGATTTGAGTAACCAATTATTAGTCTGATTGTCTAAAAACTAACATGAAGCTCACGATTGTCTAAAAACTAACATGAAGCTCACACTCTTGTTCTTGACAGTTGAAAGGCTTCGAGTTTATTAAAGCCATTCACCTTGATCCACTACCATTTGATATGGAACGTGACCTTATAACTCCAACATACAAGAAGAAGAGGCCTCAGTTGCTAAAATGTTATCAGGTTCGTATTCGAAAAACGACCTATCTCATCGATCAATTTAGTCAAATTCCCCAAACATGCCAAACCTATTCATGTTAGAATAATACACTTAGAAATAAGCATTAGAACTTCATAGGATTTAAACTAAATGGTATTCCGTGCTTATATTTCATTCTGATATTTCACTAAATGATTGCACTTGAAACAtaaattatgcataaaaaacTACTCTCAAAAGTCATTTCAAACTCACTCCTCTTGGATCATTTACGTCCGAAATCAATGTCTGAAATAAGGCTGATGAAATCAATGTCTGAAATAATGCCGATGAAATCAATGTCTGAAATAATGCTGATG
This genomic window from Cucurbita pepo subsp. pepo cultivar mu-cu-16 chromosome LG01, ASM280686v2, whole genome shotgun sequence contains:
- the LOC111795209 gene encoding long chain acyl-CoA synthetase 4-like; protein product: MSQMKYLIEVEKHKDAINGRHSIGPVYRSIFAKDGFPPPIHGLDSCWDIFRLSVERNPGNRMLGHREIVNGKAGKYVWLTYKEVYDIVIKIGNSLRSRGFAEGVKCGIYGANCSEWIISMEACNAHGLYCVPLYDTLGAGAVEFIICHSEISIAFVEEKKLPEILKTCPSTTKYLKTIVSYGKVTPNLREEFEKYGLEIFSWDEFLLLGENQHFDLPVKKKSDISTIMYTSGTTGDPKGVIISNKSIISLIAGVQRLLESVNESLNENDVYLSYLPLAHIFDRVIEELFILHGASIGFWRGDVKLLVEDIGELKPSIFCAVPRVLDRIYAGLTQKLDAGGIFKKTLFNLAYSHKFGNMQKGHKHGEASPICDKFVFNKVKEGLGGNVRLILSGAAPLSTHVETFLRVVACAHVLQGYGLTETCAGTFVSLPNELSMLGTVGPPVPNVDVCLESVPEMGYDALSTTPRGEICVRGDPLFSGYFKRDDLTNEVMIDGWFHTGDIGEWQPNGSMKIIDRKKNIFKLSQGEYVAVENLENIYGLVSSIDMIWVYGNSFESFLVAVANPNKLALERWASENSIKGDFDSLCEDKRAKDYLLGELNKIAKEKKLKGFEFIKAIHLDPLPFDMERDLITPTYKKKRPQLLKCYQNVIDSMYNNAKKP